The nucleotide window CCTTTGTCCCAATTCACAACCATCAATGCGGATGGGAATTCAGTGCCTTTCTACGCACAGATTCAGGAGTTCAACACAGAAGCTTGGATTCAGTATTATGATGGTTACGACAACAAGATTGCCTTCAGCACGTCTTTGTATGACCCATCTGCCCAATCCAACGATTTCCTGATTACGCCGGCAATCACAATTCCACAAGAAGGAACGCCAACGCTTTACTGGAAAGGAAAGTCTTACGATTTTGAGTTCACCGATTCTTACGCTGTGAAAGTTTCTGAGACGAATAACAATCAAGAATCGTTTACGACAACGCTGACTCAAATCGATAGCGAACAACCATTCGACTACGCTGGTCATTCTTTGGATTTGTCGGCCTACAAAGGGAAAACCATCTATTTGGCTTTCGTCAATAATACCAATGACGGAACTTATTTGGCTTTGGACGATTTGTACATCAGCCAATCTGCCAGTTGCGTAATGCCTTCATTAAATGGATTTTCGACTTCTAATTTAAAACCAAATTCCGTGACTATCAATTGGTCTGCAACTTCCGGAATTTCCAGTTATGATACTGGATTGACGACTTTTGACACTTCCGTTTCGTCCAAAGGAACAACATCTTCCACAAGCAAGATTTTTGATAATTTACAATCTGGAAAAAGATATCAGTTCTTTCTGAAAAATGCAGATTGTGGTTCTGGCTGGGCTGGTCCAAAATCGGTTTTTACACCTTCTGAACTTCCCTACTCTTACGACTTCGAAAAAACGGTAGAAAACTACGGTGAATATGACTCTGACGGTTGGGCTTCCAACTCTTGGATAAACGGTGAAAATGAAACTGTTGCACAAAATGGAAGTGGTTATGTTTATAACAACACCAGCACAAGCACGACTGCAGTTAAGAATGACTGGATTTTCTCCTACCCAATTTATTTGAAAAAAGATGAAACGGTCACTGTAAAATATTATTCCGGAATCGGAAGCGATGAAGCCAATCCTGCTACTCTAAAACTTGCTGTAGCGACCAGCCAAGACAGAAATTCTATCATCGAAACATTGAGTACAGACGT belongs to Chryseobacterium sp. KACC 21268 and includes:
- a CDS encoding choice-of-anchor J domain-containing protein produces the protein MNKKIISLLALSLVANINAQVFNAGFENNNGAPLSQFTTINADGNSVPFYAQIQEFNTEAWIQYYDGYDNKIAFSTSLYDPSAQSNDFLITPAITIPQEGTPTLYWKGKSYDFEFTDSYAVKVSETNNNQESFTTTLTQIDSEQPFDYAGHSLDLSAYKGKTIYLAFVNNTNDGTYLALDDLYISQSASCVMPSLNGFSTSNLKPNSVTINWSATSGISSYDTGLTTFDTSVSSKGTTSSTSKIFDNLQSGKRYQFFLKNADCGSGWAGPKSVFTPSELPYSYDFEKTVENYGEYDSDGWASNSWINGENETVAQNGSGYVYNNTSTSTTAVKNDWIFSYPIYLKKDETVTVKYYSGIGSDEANPATLKLAVATSQDRNSIIETLSTDVISTTAYKEFTKTYTATADNVYYFGFGNTTAPVTITTSLRVDNVSFTKNALAVNDVNKTAIKIYPNPVVDQLTIKTDETIKSVQVYSLDGKLLKTIEGNHDKVDFRNYQKGTYLLKIETNKSVTSQKVIK